One part of the Malus sylvestris chromosome 2, drMalSylv7.2, whole genome shotgun sequence genome encodes these proteins:
- the LOC126613842 gene encoding uncharacterized protein LOC126613842, with protein sequence MLTIALKLQPSPKFTYNIHPNSPTTIHPNSPTTFTQIHLQPSPKFTYNIHPNSPTTIHPNSPTTSTQIHLPKFTYNIHPNSPTTIHPNSPTTSTQIHLQQSIQIHLQPPPKFTYNNPPIHLQHPPKQMDGGGSFPKPINRLLHQRIKGGFFYIHFLYSQIGREVTPHQSLEASKLRSSQANPEGSRKPYLFFVKSSFKIKPQRPLKNFHPFKIKPRRPLKKVFIVHHLFVQDQASTAPGSTTLHLHVSKIESEAKFVEEIVTPKSLIQILFCARCSCLIHCRNSVFTNLARPVGLVSTSHLYL encoded by the exons atgttgaccattgcattaaaactacaaccttcacccaaattcacctacaacatacacccaaattcacctacaacaatccatccaaattcacctacaaccttcacccaaattcacctacaaccttcacccaaattcacctacaacatacacccaaattcacctacaacaatccatccaaattcacctacaacctccacccaaattcacctacccaaattcacctacaacatacacccaaattcacctacaacaatccatccaaattcacctacaacctccacccaaattcac ctacaacaatccatccaaattcacctacaacctccacccaaattcacctacaacaatccaccaattcacctacaacatccaccaaaacaaatggatggtggtggttcattcccaaagcctataaataggctcctccatcaaagaatcaagggAGGATTTTTTTAcatacactttctctactcccaaattggaagagaagtcacaccacaccaaagccttgaagcctcgaaacttagaagctctcaagcaaatcccgaaggatcaagaaagccctatttgttcttcgtgaaatcctccttcaagatcaagccccaacgccccttgaagaacttccacccattcaagatcaagcctcgacggcccttgaagaaggtgttcatcgttcatcatctgttcgtccaagatcaagcctcgacggcccctggatcaacaacactacatctacatgtttcaaagatagaatcagaggccaaattcgtagaagagattgtaacccctaaatcattaatacaaatattattttgtgcacgttgttcttgtctcattcattgcaggaattccgtgtttacaaatttggcacgcccagtgggactagtctctacctctcatctctatctttga